The Microcoleus sp. AS-A8 genome contains a region encoding:
- a CDS encoding phosphomannose isomerase type II C-terminal cupin domain, protein MVQSQDVSQVPALPLPTSITAERVAATELRPWGSFTVLEEGRGYKIKRIEVKPGHRLSLQMHYHRSEHWIVVSGTAKVICGDDELVIHQNQSTYVPQGNMHRLENPGVIPLVLIEVQNGEYLGEDDITRFEDDYARSKAQQQ, encoded by the coding sequence ATGGTTCAGTCTCAAGACGTTTCTCAAGTCCCGGCACTTCCCTTACCCACCTCAATAACGGCTGAACGTGTTGCCGCGACAGAGCTGCGACCTTGGGGTTCATTCACGGTTCTGGAAGAAGGACGAGGCTACAAAATTAAGCGAATTGAAGTCAAGCCCGGTCATCGACTCAGTTTGCAAATGCATTACCATCGGAGTGAACACTGGATTGTCGTTAGCGGTACCGCTAAGGTCATCTGTGGAGATGACGAATTGGTTATTCACCAAAATCAGTCTACCTATGTCCCCCAAGGTAATATGCACCGACTTGAGAATCCAGGGGTTATTCCCTTAGTCTTAATCGAGGTTCAAAATGGAGAATATCTCGGAGAAGACGATATTACGCGATTTGAAGATGACTACGCCCGTAGTAAGGCTCAACAGCAATAG
- a CDS encoding iron-sulfur cluster assembly accessory protein: MINLSEAAIGEIKRLQLRRHKPEARLRLGVQKGGCTDLYYTIDFEEAPKSGDRVYECGDISIVVDEVSFNYISELTLDYSEDLMGGGFRFHNPNAVESCGCGNSFRVASDVSTQP, from the coding sequence ATGATTAATCTGAGTGAAGCGGCTATTGGTGAAATAAAACGTTTACAGTTGAGGCGTCACAAACCAGAAGCACGATTACGCCTGGGTGTTCAAAAAGGAGGGTGTACTGATCTGTACTACACGATTGACTTTGAGGAAGCACCCAAGTCTGGCGATCGCGTCTATGAGTGTGGCGATATTTCTATAGTGGTCGATGAAGTAAGCTTTAACTACATCAGTGAGCTAACACTGGATTACTCAGAAGATCTGATGGGAGGTGGGTTTCGCTTTCATAATCCGAACGCTGTAGAAAGCTGTGGTTGTGGCAACTCCTTTCGAGTCGCGTCAGACGTGTCCACACAACCCTAA
- the rpsL gene encoding 30S ribosomal protein S12: MPTIQQLIRSERAKAKKKTKSPALKQCPQRRGVCTRVYTTTPKKPNSALRKVARVRLTSGFEVTAYIPGIGHNLQEHSVVMIRGGRVKDLPGVRYHIIRGTLDTAGVKDRRQGRSKYGTKRPKAK; encoded by the coding sequence ATGCCCACTATCCAACAGCTCATTCGGAGCGAACGCGCCAAAGCTAAGAAGAAAACTAAGTCGCCTGCACTCAAACAATGCCCGCAGCGTCGTGGTGTTTGCACCAGAGTCTATACGACAACACCGAAGAAACCCAACTCAGCCTTGCGGAAAGTGGCAAGAGTCCGTCTGACTTCGGGTTTTGAAGTGACTGCTTATATTCCAGGGATCGGTCACAACCTACAAGAACACTCGGTTGTGATGATTCGGGGCGGTCGTGTTAAAGATTTGCCTGGAGTGAGATACCACATTATTCGAGGAACCTTAGATACCGCAGGCGTTAAAGATCGGCGTCAAGGACGTTCTAAGTACGGAACTAAACGTCCTAAGGCTAAGTAA
- the rpsG gene encoding 30S ribosomal protein S7, with product MSRRTVIKKRPIPPDPVYNNRLISMMVRRIMRHGKKSIANRIIYDAMKIIEERTGNDPLDTFESAVKNVTPLVEVKARRVGGATYQVPMEVRSERGTTLALRWLIRFSRERGGRSMASKLANELMDAANGTGNAIRKREETHRMAEANKAFAHYRY from the coding sequence ATGTCTCGTCGCACAGTTATCAAAAAGCGTCCTATCCCTCCTGACCCGGTCTACAATAATCGCTTGATCAGTATGATGGTGCGGCGGATCATGCGTCATGGCAAGAAATCTATTGCCAATCGAATTATTTATGACGCCATGAAAATCATTGAGGAACGGACGGGTAACGATCCTCTGGATACATTTGAAAGCGCCGTGAAAAATGTAACACCGTTGGTTGAGGTGAAAGCTCGCCGGGTAGGCGGAGCAACTTATCAAGTGCCGATGGAAGTTCGCTCTGAACGGGGAACAACTTTGGCGTTACGTTGGTTGATCCGATTTTCCAGGGAAAGAGGGGGTCGTTCCATGGCTAGTAAGTTAGCCAATGAATTGATGGATGCCGCTAACGGAACCGGAAATGCGATTCGCAAGCGTGAAGAAACACATAGGATGGCAGAGGCCAATAAAGCTTTCGCCCACTATCGGTACTAA